In Zingiber officinale cultivar Zhangliang chromosome 8B, Zo_v1.1, whole genome shotgun sequence, a single genomic region encodes these proteins:
- the LOC122017592 gene encoding anthocyanidin 5,3-O-glucosyltransferase-like, with the protein MATKPTVVFYPVDGMGHVVPMVELAKLFVLHDFAAAVVLMHSPSKHPSFDPFVARVSASHPSISFHQLPPPAESVDDPSGQKFFDSVRPNNPQFLQFLSSYCQESNVRAVVLDFFCTDALEVTAELRLRTHFFFSPSASDLAVLIFLPTMIATTDVSFGDLGEAPLHFPGLPPIPASHMPIHFMNRETMMFKKMVHMFGRLPDADAILINSFDLLESEALKTLRSGACVPGRRMPSVYCVGPLVVDASGDIGERKGERPACLEWLDAHPSGSVIFLCFGSMGSFSVDQLEQIATGLERSGQRFLWVVRAPPGGEGVNVNLHPSEPDLDALLPKGFLERTKQRGMVVKSWAPQVEVLNHAAVGGFVTHCGWNSTLEAITAGVAMVAWPLYAEQRLNKVFMVDQMNLAVAMEGYDRKMVTAEEVEAKLRWVMESEGGKELRERAAAMKEKAAEARREGGSSQLAMLEVIAKDLKSN; encoded by the coding sequence ATGGCGACGAAGCCGACGGTAGTGTTCTATCCGGTGGACGGCATGGGCCACGTGGTTCCCATGGTCGAGTTGGCCAAGCTCTTCGTCCTCCACGACTTCGCCGCCGCCGTCGTCCTCATGCACTCGCCCTCGAAGCACCCCTCCTTCGACCCCTTCGTCGCCCGAGTTTCCGCATCCCACCCTTCCATCTCCTTCCACCAGCTCCCGCCTCCAGCGGAATCCGTCGACGACCCATCCGGTCAAAAATTCTTTGACTCAGTCAGGCCGAACAATCCCCAGTTCCTCCAATTCCTCTCTTCCTATTGCCAGGAATCCAACGTCCGCGCCGTCGTCCTCGACTTCTTCTGCACAGACGCGCTCGAAGTCACCGCCGAGCTCCGACTCCGGACACACTTCTTCTTTTCACCCAGTGCCTCCGACCTCGCCGTGTTAATCTTCCTCCCGACCATGATCGCCACCACGGACGTCAGTTTCGGAGACCTTGGCGAGGCGCCACTTCACTTCCCGGGGTTGCCCCCCATCCCGGCCTCCCACATGCCCATCCACTTCATGAACCGCGAAACCATGATGTTTAAGAAGATGGTGCACATGTTCGGACGCCTACCCGACGCAGACGCTATTCTTATCAACTCCTTCGACCTCCTCGAATCAGAGGCCCTCAAGACTCTTCGAAGTGGGGCGTGCGTTCCGGGCCGTCGGATGCCGAGTGTCTACTGCGTCGGTCCGTTGGTCGTCGACGCGAGCGGAGACATCGGAGAAAGAAAGGGGGAAAGGCCCGCGTGCTTGGAGTGGTTGGATGCGCATCCAAGCGGCAGCGTGATTTTCCTCTGTTTCGGGAGCATGGGTTCGTTCTCGGTGGATCAGCTAGAGCAGATTGCTACTGGTTTAGAAAGGAGCGGGCAGCGGTTCTTGTGGGTAGTCCGGGCTCCTCCTGGTGGTGAGGGAGTCAATGTGAACCTGCATCCGTCGGAGCCGGATTTGGATGCTCTGCTGCCGAAGGGATTCTTGGAGCGGACCAAGCAAAGGGGGATGGTGGTGAAGTCGTGGGCGCCGCAGGTGGAGGTGCTGAATCATGCTGCGGTTGGGGGTTTCGTGACGCACTGCGGGTGGAACTCGACGCTCGAGGCGATCACCGCGGGGGTGGCGATGGTGGCCTGGCCACTGTACGCGGAGCAGCGATTGAACAAGGTGTTTATGGTGGATCAGATGAATTTGGCGGTGGCGATGGAGGGGTACGACAGAAAGATGGTGACGGCGGAGGAGGTGGAGGCAAAGCTAAGGTGGGTGATGGAATCGGAGGGAGGGAAGGAATTGAGGGAGCGGGCGGCGGCGATGAAGGAAAAGGCGGCGGAGGCGAGGCGTGAAGGGGGCTCGTCGCAACTGGCTATGCTGGAAGTGATTGCTAAAGATCTCAAGTCAAACTAG
- the LOC122015943 gene encoding anthocyanidin 5,3-O-glucosyltransferase-like: MATKPTVVFYPVDGMGHVVPMVELAKLFVLHDFAAAVVLMHSPSKHPSFDPFVARVSASHPSISFHQLPPPAESVDDPSGQIFFDSVRPNNPQFLQFLSSYCQESDVRAVVLDFFCTDALEVTAELRLRTHFFFSSGASDLAVLIYLPTMIATTDVSFGDLGDAPLHYPGMPPIPASHMPIQLMNRETVMFKKMVHMFGRLPDADPILINSFDLLESEALKTLRSGACVPGRRMPSVYCVGPLVVDGSGDIGERKGERPACLEWLDAQPSGSVIFLCFGSMGSFSVDQLEQIATGLERSGQRFLWVVRAPPSGEGVNVNLHPSEPDLDALLPEGFLERTKQRGIVVKSWAPQVEVLNHAAVGVFVTHCGWNSTLEAITAGVAMVAWPLYAEQRLNKVFLVDQMKLAVAMEGYDRKMVTAEEVETKLRWVMESEGGKELRERAAAMKEKAAEAMREGGSSKLAMLEVIAKDLKSN; the protein is encoded by the coding sequence ATGGCGACGAAGCCGACGGTGGTGTTCTATCCGGTGGACGGCATGGGCCACGTGGTTCCCATGGTCGAGTTGGCCAAGCTCTTCGTCCTCCACGACTTCGCCGCCGCCGTCGTCCTCATGCACTCGCCCTCGAAGCACCCCTCCTTCGACCCCTTCGTCGCCCGAGTTTCCGCATCCCACCCTTCCATCTCCTTCCACCAGCTCCCGCCTCCGGCGGAATCCGTCGACGACCCATCCGGTCAAATATTCTTTGACTCAGTCAGGCCGAACAATCCCCAGTTCCTCCAATTCCTCTCTTCCTATTGCCAGGAATCCGACGTCCGCGCCGTCGTCCTCGACTTCTTCTGCACAGACGCGCTCGAAGTCACCGCCGAGCTCCGACTCCGAACACACTTCTTCTTCTCATCCGGTGCCTCCGACCTCGCCGTGTTAATCTACCTCCCGACCATGATCGCCACCACGGACGTCAGTTTCGGAGACCTTGGCGACGCCCCACTTCACTACCCGGGGATGCCCCCCATCCCGGCCTCCCACATGCCCATCCAACTCATGAACCGCGAAACCGTGATGTTTAAGAAGATGGTGCACATGTTCGGACGCCTACCCGACGCAGACCCTATTCTTATCAACTCCTTCGACCTCCTCGAATCAGAGGCCCTCAAGACTCTTCGAAGTGGGGCGTGCGTTCCGGGCCGTCGGATGCCGAGTGTCTACTGCGTCGGTCCGTTGGTCGTCGACGGGAGCGGAGATATCGGAGAAAGAAAGGGGGAAAGGCCCGCGTGCTTGGAGTGGTTGGATGCGCAGCCAAGCGGCAGCGTGATTTTCCTCTGTTTCGGGAGCATGGGTTCGTTCTCGGTGGATCAGCTAGAGCAGATTGCTACTGGCTTAGAAAGGAGCGGGCAGCGGTTCCTGTGGGTAGTCCGGGCTCCTCCTAGTGGTGAGGGAGTCAATGTGAACCTACATCCGTCGGAGCCGGACTTGGATGCTCTGCTGCCGGAGGGATTCTTGGAGCGGACCAAGCAGAGGGGGATCGTGGTGAAGTCGTGGGCGCCGCAGGTGGAGGTGCTGAATCATGCTGCGGTTGGGGTTTTCGTGACGCACTGCGGGTGGAACTCGACGCTCGAGGCGATCACCGCGGGGGTGGCGATGGTGGCCTGGCCACTGTACGCGGAGCAGCGATTGAACAAGGTGTTTCTGGTGGATCAGATGAAATTGGCGGTGGCGATGGAGGGGTACGACAGAAAGATGGTGACGGCGGAGGAGGTGGAGACGAAGCTAAGGTGGGTGATGGAATCGGAGGGAGGGAAGGAATTGAGGGAGCGGGCGGCGGCGATGAAGGAAAAGGCGGCGGAGGCGATGCGTGAAGGGGGCTCGTCGAAACTGGCTATGCTGGAAGTGATTGCTAAAGATCTCAAGTCAAACTAG